The following proteins are encoded in a genomic region of Oceanisphaera profunda:
- a CDS encoding alpha-ketoacid dehydrogenase subunit beta has product MAEMNLLQAINQALDLAMARDKDVVCFGEDVGHFGGVFRATSQLQEKYGSARCFNTPLTEQGIIGFANGMAARGLKPVAEIQFADYIYPAFDQIVNETAKFRYRSGNEFNVGGLVIRTPYGGGIAGGHYHSQSPEAYFAHTAGIRVVIPRNPVQAKGLLLAAIACPDPVLFMEPKRLYRAAVGEVDIAYYETPLDKAEVVQSGCDVTVLAWGAQMEVAAKAVVLAELEGVSCELIDLRTILPWDQDCIVDSVLKTGRLVISHEAPLTGGFAGEIAATIQQRCFLYLESPIARVCGLDTPYPLALEKEYQADQLKVFSAIMDTVNF; this is encoded by the coding sequence ATGGCAGAAATGAACTTGTTGCAGGCCATTAATCAGGCCCTCGATCTGGCGATGGCCCGAGATAAAGACGTGGTGTGCTTCGGTGAAGACGTAGGGCACTTTGGCGGCGTGTTTCGTGCCACCAGTCAGTTACAGGAAAAATACGGCTCCGCGCGCTGCTTTAATACGCCACTTACCGAACAGGGCATTATCGGTTTTGCCAATGGCATGGCGGCGAGAGGGTTAAAGCCGGTAGCTGAAATTCAGTTTGCCGATTACATCTATCCCGCCTTTGATCAAATAGTGAATGAAACCGCTAAGTTTCGTTATCGCTCGGGCAATGAATTTAATGTAGGCGGCTTAGTGATCCGCACCCCTTACGGGGGCGGCATTGCTGGCGGCCATTATCACAGTCAATCACCGGAAGCTTATTTTGCCCATACGGCAGGTATTCGGGTGGTGATACCGCGTAACCCTGTCCAAGCCAAAGGTTTATTGTTGGCCGCTATTGCCTGCCCAGATCCGGTGCTTTTTATGGAGCCCAAACGCTTGTACCGTGCTGCGGTGGGTGAGGTGGATATCGCTTATTATGAAACGCCACTCGATAAAGCCGAAGTGGTGCAGAGCGGCTGCGATGTCACTGTATTAGCCTGGGGCGCGCAAATGGAAGTGGCCGCCAAGGCGGTGGTGTTGGCGGAGCTGGAGGGCGTGTCTTGTGAGCTGATTGATTTGCGCACTATTTTACCTTGGGATCAAGACTGCATTGTGGACTCGGTACTGAAAACCGGTCGACTCGTGATCAGCCACGAAGCGCCGCTGACCGGTGGCTTTGCCGGTGAAATTGCCGCCACTATTCAACAGCGTTGCTTTTTATATTTAGAAAGCCCCATTGCTCGGGTCTGTGGCTTAGATACGCCATATCCATTGGCGCTTGAAAAAGAATATCAGGCAGATCAGCTCAAAGTGTTTAGCGCCATCATGGACACGGTTAACTTTTAG
- a CDS encoding IS3 family transposase (programmed frameshift), giving the protein MQYRTKRKFSNEFKREAVKLSVSSPKTLAEISSELGVHPNVLSRWRREWIMDKPDSKQDKPVKNEGPDKSLRQLEQENKRLKKKLERAELELDILKKLEGVRYQDTAIKFAFIDRYRSMSWTVLVMCRVLQVSRAGYYCWKQRQREPSVQAERHRSLLAFLLAEAEQQHGIAGYRKLWREAVDQGFACGKNQVQRLLQSVGYRSCVAPKPGHRKHKPGIAATPNLLNRQFTVAEENRVWVSDITQIRCEEGWLYLAVIIDLATRQIVGKAQGPVNSAELVIKALKQAWKKQKPDGRELMFHSDQGSQYHCMATMTWLNKRKVTISMSRRGNCWDNACSESFFALLKKEWTRRLGLLTRKEMAEEIHFYITQYYHKVRQHTALGGLTPNAYAQQLNAA; this is encoded by the exons ATGCAATACCGAACCAAACGTAAATTTAGTAATGAATTTAAGCGGGAAGCCGTTAAACTCTCTGTTTCATCACCTAAAACATTAGCTGAAATCTCCAGTGAGCTGGGGGTGCATCCGAACGTATTAAGCCGTTGGCGTCGAGAGTGGATAATGGACAAACCAGATTCGAAACAGGATAAGCCCGTTAAAAATGAAGGGCCAGATAAAAGCCTGCGTCAGTTAGAGCAAGAGAATAAGCGTCTTAAGAAAAAGCTAGAGCGCGCTGAACTGGAGCTCGATATCTTAAAAAAGCTGGAAG GAGTACGCTACCAAGACACGGCGATAAAATTTGCCTTCATCGACCGGTATCGCAGCATGAGCTGGACGGTACTGGTGATGTGTCGCGTACTCCAGGTATCTCGTGCGGGTTATTATTGTTGGAAGCAGCGCCAACGAGAGCCTTCGGTTCAGGCGGAGCGTCATCGCAGTCTGCTCGCCTTTTTATTGGCTGAAGCTGAACAGCAACATGGTATTGCGGGTTATCGGAAATTGTGGCGCGAAGCGGTTGACCAAGGCTTTGCTTGTGGTAAGAATCAAGTGCAACGCCTATTACAGAGTGTGGGCTATCGTTCTTGTGTCGCGCCAAAGCCCGGGCATCGTAAACATAAGCCAGGCATCGCTGCGACGCCGAATCTGTTAAACCGACAGTTTACGGTTGCAGAAGAGAACCGTGTTTGGGTGTCAGATATAACTCAAATACGCTGTGAAGAAGGCTGGCTCTATCTGGCGGTAATAATCGATCTTGCTACCAGACAGATAGTGGGCAAGGCTCAAGGGCCGGTTAATAGTGCTGAATTAGTGATTAAGGCCTTAAAGCAGGCTTGGAAGAAGCAGAAGCCTGATGGCCGTGAGCTGATGTTCCACTCAGACCAGGGCAGCCAATATCATTGTATGGCGACCATGACGTGGTTGAATAAACGTAAAGTGACTATCAGCATGTCTCGCCGGGGAAACTGCTGGGATAATGCGTGTTCAGAAAGCTTTTTTGCTTTACTGAAAAAGGAATGGACCCGCCGTTTAGGGCTGTTAACTCGTAAAGAGATGGCGGAAGAAATACACTTCTACATCACGCAGTATTACCACAAAGTAAGACAACACACTGCGCTGGGAGGATTAACCCCCAACGCATATGCGCAGCAACTTAATGCGGCTTAA
- the ahpC gene encoding alkyl hydroperoxide reductase subunit C gives MSVAINTEIKPFVAQAFHQGKFVEVSDTDLKGKWSVVFFYPADFTFVCPTELGDIADHYAELQKMGVEVFSVSTDTHFTHKAWHDSSDTIGKIQYYMVGDQSGTITNNFGVMREGQGLADRATFIIDPQGIIQAIEVTAEGIGRNAEDLLRKLKAAQYVAAHPGEVCPAKWQEGEATLAPSLDLVGKI, from the coding sequence ATGTCTGTAGCTATCAATACTGAAATCAAGCCTTTCGTCGCTCAAGCCTTTCACCAAGGTAAATTTGTAGAAGTAAGTGATACAGATCTCAAAGGTAAATGGTCTGTGGTGTTCTTCTACCCAGCAGATTTCACCTTCGTGTGCCCTACCGAGCTGGGTGACATTGCCGACCATTACGCCGAGCTGCAAAAGATGGGCGTAGAAGTGTTCTCGGTATCGACCGACACCCATTTCACCCACAAGGCATGGCACGACAGCTCCGACACTATCGGTAAGATCCAGTACTACATGGTGGGCGACCAAAGCGGCACCATCACCAACAACTTTGGTGTGATGCGTGAAGGCCAAGGCTTGGCAGATCGCGCCACCTTTATTATCGACCCGCAGGGCATTATTCAAGCCATTGAAGTGACCGCCGAAGGCATTGGTCGTAACGCAGAAGATCTATTGCGCAAGCTTAAAGCCGCTCAGTATGTGGCCGCGCATCCTGGTGAAGTGTGCCCCGCTAAATGGCAAGAAGGTGAAGCAACCTTGGCACCGTCATTGGACTTAGTCGGCAAAATCTAA
- a CDS encoding 2-oxo acid dehydrogenase subunit E2, whose product MSQEKQEQQDFYLPDIGEGIVECELVEWLVAEGEQVTEDQAICDVMTDKALVQIPAMHNGVITKLYVAKGELAKVHAPLFAMEIAATIATTDPAEPESSDDAVTSIQANQAESRLSKDSANQRTGKVVASPAVRRLAREQNIALSEVQGSGDNGRVCKEDLTVFLATLPSTRHAATTHPITTAAPSSTKQEQLNSLPTTEAGEPLTGIRATMAKQMTASLSIPQFTLCDELRLDELLQLKARLTPVFDEQQRKLTLLPFFIKALSLTLADFPLLNARLDEEARHLHYQEPHHIGVAVDTLSGLLVPVLRNCQQLSLLEIAAELERLSTAARAGKLTPHELQGATISLSNVGALGGLVSTPIVTAPQVAIAALGKWRFVPRFNEQGECESQAIMMVCWSADHRVIDGATLARFNRRWCQYLMQPERMWAQLT is encoded by the coding sequence ATGAGTCAAGAGAAGCAAGAGCAACAGGACTTTTATTTGCCCGACATAGGTGAGGGCATAGTGGAGTGTGAACTGGTGGAGTGGCTGGTAGCTGAAGGCGAGCAGGTCACTGAAGATCAAGCCATTTGTGATGTGATGACCGATAAGGCCTTGGTGCAAATTCCGGCCATGCATAATGGCGTGATCACTAAGCTGTATGTGGCTAAAGGTGAGTTAGCAAAGGTGCATGCGCCACTGTTTGCCATGGAGATAGCCGCCACCATCGCAACTACGGATCCTGCCGAGCCTGAGTCTAGTGATGATGCAGTGACCAGTATTCAGGCTAATCAGGCTGAAAGCCGCCTATCCAAAGATAGCGCGAATCAAAGAACAGGTAAGGTGGTGGCCAGCCCTGCGGTGCGCCGCTTGGCGCGCGAGCAAAACATTGCATTAAGCGAGGTGCAAGGCTCCGGCGACAACGGCCGAGTCTGTAAAGAGGACTTGACTGTCTTTTTAGCAACGCTCCCGTCTACCAGACACGCAGCCACCACGCATCCGATTACCACAGCAGCACCTTCTTCGACTAAGCAAGAGCAGCTAAACAGCCTGCCAACTACTGAGGCTGGCGAGCCGTTGACCGGCATCAGGGCGACCATGGCCAAACAGATGACCGCCAGTCTCAGCATACCGCAATTCACCTTATGCGATGAACTGCGTCTGGATGAATTACTGCAGCTAAAAGCGCGCTTAACGCCGGTGTTTGACGAGCAGCAACGTAAGCTCACCTTATTGCCTTTTTTTATTAAAGCGCTGTCGCTCACGCTGGCAGATTTTCCATTATTAAATGCGCGTTTAGATGAAGAGGCTCGTCATCTTCACTATCAAGAGCCGCATCATATTGGCGTGGCCGTCGACACCTTAAGCGGTTTGCTGGTGCCGGTATTGCGTAATTGCCAGCAATTATCGTTATTAGAGATAGCGGCCGAGCTTGAGCGTTTAAGCACGGCGGCGCGGGCGGGGAAACTTACGCCTCATGAGCTGCAAGGGGCCACTATTAGCTTATCTAACGTGGGTGCCTTAGGTGGATTGGTGTCCACGCCCATCGTCACCGCACCTCAGGTCGCGATAGCCGCCTTAGGCAAATGGCGCTTTGTGCCGCGCTTTAATGAGCAAGGCGAATGTGAATCACAGGCCATTATGATGGTGTGTTGGTCTGCGGATCATCGCGTGATTGATGGCGCTACCTTAGCCCGATTTAATCGCCGTTGGTGTCAGTACTTAATGCAGCCCGAACGCATGTGGGCGCAGTTAACTTAA
- the ahpF gene encoding alkyl hydroperoxide reductase subunit F codes for MLDANLKTQLDAYLKNIVSPIEISVSSDNGPKGQELMTLAHEISQLSAQISLQEVQAKRSPSMGIAAANQVPRIHFAGIPMGHEFTSLVLALLQTGGHPSKVSPELKQQVRELSGEYHFETYISLSCQNCPDVVQALNLMATLNPNITHVMIDGALFQEEVEQRQVMAVPAVYLNGEHFGQGRISLEEIINKLDTGATDRQAASLNEQAPFDVLVVGGGPAGAAAAIYAARKGIRTGLVAERFGGQVQETMGIENFISVPYTEGPKLVASLEQHVKEYGVEMITNQRVADITAFSSTNSDQAGLQVSLVSGATLKSRSVILATGARWRELNVPGEQEYRNKGVAYCPHCDGPFYKGKRVAVVGGGNSGIEAAIDLAGIVEHVTVLEFGDSLRADEVLQRKARSLANIDIITNAQTTEVLGDGQKVSGIHYIDRVSGELQHLSLAGIFVQIGLVPNTEFLQGSAVELTRFGEVIIDAKGATSTPGVFAAGDATTVPYKQIVIAMGAGATAALSAFDHLIRN; via the coding sequence ATGTTAGATGCCAATTTAAAAACTCAACTGGACGCGTATTTAAAAAATATCGTCTCGCCTATCGAAATCAGCGTGTCCAGTGACAACGGCCCTAAGGGCCAAGAATTAATGACGCTGGCCCACGAAATCAGCCAGCTCTCAGCACAGATTAGTTTGCAAGAAGTGCAGGCTAAGCGCTCACCCAGCATGGGCATCGCCGCCGCTAATCAAGTACCACGCATTCATTTTGCCGGCATTCCTATGGGCCATGAATTTACCTCACTGGTATTAGCCCTGCTGCAAACCGGCGGCCACCCGTCAAAAGTATCGCCAGAGCTAAAACAGCAAGTACGCGAGCTATCAGGCGAATATCACTTTGAGACTTATATTTCGTTATCTTGCCAGAACTGCCCCGACGTGGTGCAGGCGCTGAATCTGATGGCCACCCTGAATCCCAATATCACCCATGTCATGATTGACGGCGCCCTGTTTCAAGAGGAAGTCGAGCAACGCCAAGTGATGGCGGTGCCCGCCGTCTATCTAAATGGTGAGCATTTTGGTCAAGGCCGTATCAGCCTAGAAGAAATCATCAATAAGTTGGATACGGGTGCGACGGATCGCCAAGCTGCCAGCTTAAATGAGCAAGCGCCCTTCGATGTATTAGTGGTGGGTGGTGGACCAGCAGGTGCCGCAGCCGCTATTTATGCGGCGCGTAAAGGTATTCGTACAGGATTGGTAGCCGAACGCTTCGGCGGTCAGGTTCAGGAGACCATGGGCATAGAGAACTTTATTTCCGTGCCCTACACCGAAGGCCCAAAACTGGTGGCAAGCCTTGAGCAACACGTAAAAGAATACGGTGTAGAGATGATTACCAATCAGCGCGTGGCAGACATTACAGCATTTTCTTCCACTAACTCGGACCAAGCAGGCTTACAAGTTTCATTGGTCAGTGGCGCCACGCTTAAGAGCCGTTCGGTAATTTTGGCGACCGGTGCCCGCTGGCGAGAACTGAACGTGCCGGGTGAACAGGAATATCGCAATAAAGGCGTGGCCTATTGCCCACACTGTGACGGCCCTTTCTATAAAGGCAAACGCGTGGCGGTGGTCGGTGGCGGTAACTCTGGTATAGAAGCGGCCATCGACTTGGCGGGTATAGTGGAACATGTCACCGTATTGGAGTTTGGCGACTCGTTACGTGCAGATGAGGTGCTGCAGCGCAAAGCTAGGTCTTTGGCCAATATCGACATTATTACCAATGCCCAGACTACAGAAGTGCTGGGTGATGGCCAGAAAGTCAGTGGCATACATTATATCGACAGAGTCAGTGGCGAGCTGCAACATTTAAGTTTGGCGGGAATCTTTGTACAAATCGGCTTAGTGCCCAATACCGAGTTCTTGCAGGGCTCAGCGGTAGAGCTGACCCGCTTTGGTGAAGTGATCATAGACGCCAAAGGTGCCACCTCCACCCCCGGTGTGTTTGCCGCCGGTGATGCAACTACCGTGCCTTATAAGCAAATCGTGATTGCCATGGGTGCCGGCGCCACCGCCGCCTTGAGTGCCTTTGATCATTTGATTAGAAACTAG
- a CDS encoding protein kinase domain-containing protein has protein sequence MDAHRLDNFYIPEEQSMYLLNAGDAKKLKDWIALCIAKLEGLGYQHIQLVGQGAYGFTFAGWAESGQEYAFKFSRITLALAVRERLADEAYMLSQVHHPRVPRFITYKRIKKQGILMMSRAQGLDLEQYSLRVGRLSARQVVDIGVQLVDILQMLRDQQQDGQQRPIVHGDIKPSNIVFDANTNRICLVDWGSSVFAQTDSQGQCVSSNVMQLMSADLQHTNARLGDIYFIGAEQRSGALSNPRFDEQGVAATLYALASGQGCRFGQAVLPARSLGLPKELALMLDGLLAPDPKLRRQAGDYFMQSMARLQHLVLPELAQPKLQAELPVWVSSNASAMDTVVYSSRTSFLRESLAEQDQPSLLLDINDAQLARYYKNYLAGMGDGEKAFLAAVSRLGRYPVMGGLVVQWQEDGLYIDSSLNLYDAELELAFTQAVNNVVKLAQGITKVGLFKACLFNARNTLHLSRADASQPFQPSADMQLAYRLATHASPADASRQHSYFEDGRDPDEQLTLPAPMMAVLARLNDIHHSGCIIFEVTDLHLKLHSYYRLLDVRAETDFAALLAQVVALIPEITDQGVAGFMKLPHKNTRFFNSQAVQPDYFYPANPKVAVKSEG, from the coding sequence ATGGATGCGCATCGGCTAGACAATTTTTATATTCCAGAAGAGCAGTCGATGTATTTGCTCAATGCGGGTGATGCCAAAAAGCTCAAAGACTGGATAGCACTCTGTATCGCCAAGTTAGAGGGCTTAGGCTATCAGCATATTCAGCTTGTGGGCCAAGGGGCCTACGGCTTTACCTTTGCTGGCTGGGCTGAATCGGGCCAAGAGTATGCCTTTAAGTTTTCTCGCATTACCTTGGCGCTTGCGGTGCGGGAACGCCTCGCCGATGAAGCCTATATGTTGTCGCAAGTGCATCACCCTAGGGTGCCGCGTTTCATCACTTATAAACGCATTAAGAAACAAGGCATTTTAATGATGAGCCGGGCACAGGGCTTAGACTTGGAGCAATACAGCTTACGCGTCGGTCGATTATCGGCCCGACAAGTTGTGGATATTGGCGTGCAGCTGGTCGATATTTTGCAGATGCTACGCGACCAACAACAAGATGGCCAACAGCGGCCCATAGTACACGGTGATATTAAGCCCTCAAATATTGTGTTTGATGCCAACACTAATCGCATCTGCCTAGTGGATTGGGGCTCGTCGGTGTTTGCCCAAACCGACAGTCAGGGGCAGTGTGTTTCAAGCAATGTGATGCAACTAATGTCGGCGGACTTGCAACACACTAATGCTCGCTTAGGAGATATTTACTTTATTGGTGCAGAGCAAAGATCCGGCGCTTTATCTAACCCGCGCTTTGATGAACAAGGGGTGGCGGCCACCTTGTATGCCTTGGCCTCGGGCCAGGGGTGTCGCTTTGGCCAAGCCGTGTTGCCCGCGCGCAGCTTAGGCCTGCCCAAAGAGCTGGCGCTGATGCTAGATGGCTTATTAGCGCCAGATCCTAAGCTGCGCCGCCAAGCCGGGGATTATTTTATGCAGTCCATGGCGCGGTTACAGCACTTAGTGTTGCCAGAATTAGCACAGCCCAAGCTTCAGGCCGAGCTGCCAGTGTGGGTGAGCTCAAATGCTTCTGCCATGGACACAGTGGTCTATTCGTCACGCACTTCTTTTTTACGGGAATCCTTAGCCGAGCAAGACCAGCCCAGCTTGCTGCTCGATATTAATGATGCTCAGTTAGCGCGTTATTATAAAAATTACTTGGCGGGCATGGGTGACGGTGAAAAAGCCTTTTTGGCCGCCGTCAGTCGTCTAGGCCGTTATCCGGTAATGGGCGGGCTGGTGGTGCAGTGGCAAGAGGATGGTCTGTATATCGACTCTAGCTTGAATTTATATGATGCCGAGCTGGAGCTGGCCTTTACCCAAGCGGTCAATAATGTGGTGAAGTTGGCGCAAGGCATCACCAAAGTGGGCTTGTTTAAAGCCTGCTTGTTTAATGCGCGCAATACGCTGCACTTAAGCCGCGCTGACGCCAGTCAGCCTTTTCAGCCTAGCGCTGATATGCAACTCGCTTATCGCTTAGCGACCCATGCCAGCCCTGCGGATGCCAGTCGCCAGCATTCCTATTTTGAAGATGGCCGAGACCCTGATGAACAGCTTACTTTGCCCGCGCCTATGATGGCGGTGCTCGCTAGGCTCAATGATATTCATCACAGTGGCTGCATTATTTTTGAAGTCACGGATCTGCATCTGAAGTTGCACAGTTATTATCGGCTGCTCGACGTTCGCGCAGAAACAGACTTTGCCGCCTTGCTGGCACAAGTGGTGGCGCTGATCCCTGAAATCACAGATCAAGGCGTGGCCGGCTTTATGAAATTGCCCCATAAAAATACCCGTTTCTTTAACAGCCAAGCAGTACAGCCCGATTACTTCTATCCGGCCAATCCTAAGGTAGCTGTGAAGAGTGAGGGGTAA
- a CDS encoding isocitrate lyase — MPYASELDALTTLLKQNPSWGAIKPAHAARMRIQNKFKTGLDIAKYTAKIMREDMANYDQDSAKYTQSLGCWHGFIGQQKMISIKKHFASTERRYLYLSGWMVAALRSQFGPLPDQSMHEKTAVPDLIEELYTFLRQADAWELNHLFRDLEAAEAADDATKMRDIQTQIDNHQTHVVPIIADIDAGFGNDEATYLLAKKMIEAGACCIQIENQVSDEKQCGHQDGKVTVPHADFLSKINAVRLAFLELGVDDGVIVARTDSLGAGLTKQIAVTNEPGDLGDQYNSYIDGDIINSAADINNGDVVIKQNGQLVKPKRLASGLFQFKEGSGEDRVVMDCIASLQHGADLLWIETEKPHVGQIAAMVNRIRETVPNAKLVYNNSPSFNWTLNFRQQVYDAWAEEGKDLSGYDREKLMSVDYDDSALGQLADEWTANFQRDSAREAGIFHHLITLPTYHTAALSTDNLAKGYFGERGMLAYVADVQRKEIREGIATVKHQDMAGSNIGDDHKEFFAGEAALKAGGKDNTMGQFENV; from the coding sequence ATGCCATACGCAAGCGAACTTGATGCACTTACCACTTTACTCAAACAAAACCCGAGCTGGGGCGCCATTAAGCCTGCGCATGCTGCGCGTATGCGTATCCAGAATAAATTTAAAACTGGGTTAGACATTGCCAAATACACCGCAAAAATTATGCGTGAAGACATGGCGAACTATGACCAAGACAGCGCTAAATACACTCAGTCACTCGGTTGCTGGCACGGATTTATCGGCCAGCAGAAGATGATTTCCATCAAGAAACACTTTGCCAGCACAGAGCGCCGTTACTTGTATCTGTCTGGTTGGATGGTGGCGGCGTTACGCTCACAGTTTGGTCCGCTGCCGGATCAATCCATGCATGAAAAAACCGCAGTGCCGGACTTGATTGAAGAACTGTATACCTTCTTACGTCAAGCAGATGCCTGGGAGCTTAATCATCTATTCCGTGATCTTGAAGCGGCAGAAGCGGCGGATGATGCGACTAAGATGCGCGATATTCAGACGCAAATTGATAATCATCAAACCCACGTAGTGCCGATTATTGCCGATATCGATGCGGGTTTTGGTAACGATGAGGCCACTTACTTGCTGGCCAAGAAAATGATTGAAGCCGGCGCTTGCTGTATTCAGATTGAAAACCAAGTGTCTGATGAAAAGCAGTGTGGCCACCAAGACGGCAAAGTAACTGTGCCCCATGCAGACTTCTTATCAAAGATTAATGCGGTGCGCTTGGCCTTTTTAGAACTCGGCGTTGACGATGGCGTGATAGTGGCGCGTACCGACTCCTTGGGCGCGGGCTTAACCAAGCAAATTGCCGTTACCAACGAGCCTGGCGATTTAGGTGACCAATACAATAGCTATATCGATGGCGACATCATTAACAGCGCCGCAGACATTAACAATGGCGATGTGGTGATCAAACAAAACGGTCAGTTAGTGAAGCCTAAGCGCTTAGCCTCTGGCTTGTTTCAGTTCAAAGAAGGCTCAGGCGAAGACCGAGTGGTGATGGATTGTATCGCCAGCTTGCAGCACGGTGCTGACTTGTTGTGGATTGAAACTGAGAAGCCTCACGTCGGCCAAATTGCCGCCATGGTGAATCGTATTCGCGAAACTGTGCCTAATGCGAAGCTGGTTTATAACAACAGCCCGTCATTTAACTGGACCCTGAACTTCCGCCAGCAGGTATACGACGCTTGGGCAGAAGAAGGTAAGGATCTGAGCGGTTACGACAGAGAAAAGCTAATGAGTGTGGATTATGACGACTCCGCACTGGGTCAATTGGCGGATGAATGGACAGCTAACTTCCAGCGCGACTCGGCGCGCGAAGCCGGTATCTTCCATCATTTGATCACACTGCCTACTTATCACACGGCGGCGCTGTCGACCGACAACTTGGCCAAGGGTTACTTTGGTGAACGCGGTATGCTGGCTTATGTAGCCGATGTGCAGCGTAAAGAAATTCGCGAGGGCATTGCCACGGTGAAGCACCAAGATATGGCAGGCTCTAATATTGGTGATGATCATAAAGAGTTCTTTGCCGGTGAAGCTGCCCTGAAGGCGGGCGGTAAAGACAACACCATGGGGCAGTTTGAAAACGTTTAA
- a CDS encoding thiamine pyrophosphate-dependent dehydrogenase E1 component subunit alpha: MNNLRNSTPDCVYQPQFIDGHALSIPTFTLLQADGCLFPRARAPNLNREQALKIYHSMVFIRILDERMLAAQRQGRISFYLQCLGEEATTVASAAALDDKDMIMAQYREQGALHYRGFSLTQFMDQLLSNEHDLGKGRQMPVHYGSKALHYMTISSPLGTQIPQASGYAYGQKLRGEPNITLCYFGEGAASVGDFHAGLNMAAVLKAPVIFFCRNNGYAISTPAHEQYISDGIASRGVGYGIPAIRVDGADALAVYEATRLARELALSGQQPVLIEAMAYRLGAHSSSDDPSGYRSRDEETRWRSQDPIARYRRWLLQQDWLDEAADQLASDVLRQEVLEALKIAEKIAKPHIDTLITDVYAQPTDLLHSQLAQLKAHIRRFPEAYPLSAARCK; encoded by the coding sequence ATGAATAACCTCCGCAATAGCACGCCAGATTGCGTGTATCAGCCTCAGTTTATTGACGGCCATGCCTTGTCTATTCCTACCTTTACCTTATTACAAGCAGACGGCTGCTTATTTCCTCGCGCCAGAGCCCCTAATTTGAACCGCGAACAGGCTTTAAAAATCTACCATAGCATGGTGTTTATTCGCATTTTAGACGAACGAATGTTGGCGGCACAGCGCCAAGGGCGCATCAGTTTTTATCTGCAATGTTTAGGGGAAGAGGCCACCACAGTGGCCAGTGCGGCGGCGCTGGATGATAAAGATATGATCATGGCGCAATATCGCGAGCAGGGTGCTTTGCATTATCGAGGCTTCAGTTTGACCCAGTTTATGGATCAGCTGTTATCGAATGAACACGACTTAGGCAAAGGTCGGCAAATGCCGGTGCATTATGGCAGTAAGGCGCTGCACTATATGACTATCTCGTCACCGCTGGGCACTCAAATCCCTCAGGCCAGCGGTTACGCTTATGGCCAAAAACTACGCGGCGAGCCCAATATTACGTTGTGCTACTTTGGTGAGGGGGCGGCCTCGGTTGGGGATTTTCATGCGGGCTTAAATATGGCTGCAGTATTGAAAGCGCCGGTGATTTTTTTCTGTCGTAATAATGGTTATGCCATTTCAACACCGGCTCATGAGCAGTATATCAGCGATGGTATTGCCAGCCGTGGGGTCGGTTATGGCATACCCGCCATTCGGGTGGACGGTGCCGATGCGTTAGCCGTGTATGAAGCCACGCGCCTAGCGCGCGAGCTGGCGTTGTCTGGCCAGCAACCTGTGTTAATTGAGGCCATGGCTTATCGATTGGGTGCCCATTCTTCGTCGGATGATCCCAGTGGTTATCGCTCGCGAGACGAAGAAACGCGGTGGCGCAGTCAAGATCCCATCGCCCGCTATCGTCGCTGGCTGTTACAGCAAGATTGGCTTGACGAAGCAGCAGACCAGTTGGCCTCGGATGTGTTGCGCCAAGAAGTGCTGGAAGCACTCAAAATCGCCGAAAAGATAGCTAAACCTCATATAGATACCCTGATCACGGATGTGTATGCGCAGCCCACCGACTTATTGCACAGCCAGCTGGCTCAACTTAAAGCCCATATTCGTCGCTTTCCCGAGGCCTATCCGCTGAGTGCCGCGAGGTGCAAATAA